From Marispirochaeta aestuarii, a single genomic window includes:
- a CDS encoding methyl-accepting chemotaxis protein codes for MFKNMKMAMKMTVGFGSIILLIAVALTIILMNVKTIQTDSAALNREYVPEVRIANDVERNTLLYMYAMRGYGFTFQDSYWKEAAEAQRAVFKALDEAEILAEESVYLRKLSAGVTTAKTRLGEYRDLAEETNRVISGVTGERTVLDEAAAEFMGHCEDFLMGQSSKLSREIAAGAGSGALNERYRKISLINNIIELGNAIRISNFRGQLYIDPAIINGGVANFNTMDSLLSEIREITVEPQELQDLDDIKVAADTYKGGMQNILASYKRLAELNEGRIAAGNDALTAAQDTARAGLEGTAERTDRALSLVNLTFTIVVAGIILVILISVVIALALTRMITRALSQGVAFAGKIAQGDLDAQLDVYQRDEIGKLADALRDMLKSLQYKAEMIEYFAAGDFSRKVELASQKDGLGRSLETMRNSLNDLLGQVNVAIDQVTSGSEQVSQASQSLSQGATEQASSLEEISSSVNEVNGQSQQNAKNALEANALAKQATENAENGNSQMKGLITAMDEINASSDEIKKIVKIIDDIAFQINLLALNANVEAARAGKYGRGFAVVAEEVRNLAARAAEAVKETTVSVDKTVESIESGNHAAEATASQLEEIVGGVGKVATFLEEIAQASREQAQAVSQVTEGLDQIDQVTQANTASAEESASAAEELASQAQHLQQMIAQFTLEARTVRQLEAPKAQTYHGSGGRSSHKPVSRQSAAKRNYNDSYEVEETGIKPVDPSEVIKLDDDDFDRF; via the coding sequence ATGTTTAAGAACATGAAGATGGCCATGAAGATGACAGTGGGATTCGGCAGTATCATTCTGCTCATCGCTGTCGCGCTTACCATTATTCTTATGAACGTAAAGACCATCCAGACCGATTCGGCGGCCCTTAATCGGGAGTACGTACCTGAGGTCAGAATTGCCAATGACGTGGAGCGAAACACCCTCCTGTACATGTATGCCATGCGGGGATACGGATTTACCTTCCAGGACAGCTACTGGAAAGAGGCCGCCGAAGCACAGCGTGCTGTGTTTAAAGCCCTGGATGAGGCTGAAATCCTGGCAGAAGAGTCTGTGTACCTCAGGAAGTTATCCGCCGGTGTGACGACAGCAAAAACCCGGCTCGGGGAGTACCGGGACCTGGCAGAGGAGACCAACAGGGTTATTTCCGGCGTTACCGGTGAGCGCACTGTTCTTGACGAGGCTGCCGCGGAATTCATGGGGCACTGTGAGGACTTTCTTATGGGGCAGAGTTCCAAGCTCAGCCGGGAAATTGCCGCCGGAGCAGGTTCCGGTGCTCTGAACGAGCGCTACCGTAAAATATCTTTGATTAACAATATTATTGAATTGGGCAATGCCATCAGGATCTCCAACTTCCGGGGGCAGTTGTATATCGATCCAGCAATAATCAATGGAGGGGTGGCCAATTTCAATACAATGGACTCCCTGCTGTCGGAAATCCGAGAAATAACCGTGGAACCCCAGGAACTGCAGGATCTGGATGATATAAAAGTGGCGGCGGATACCTACAAAGGGGGGATGCAGAATATTCTCGCCAGCTATAAACGGCTGGCAGAGCTGAACGAGGGCCGTATTGCAGCGGGAAATGATGCCCTTACTGCGGCTCAGGATACTGCCCGGGCAGGACTCGAGGGTACGGCGGAGCGTACCGATCGGGCACTCTCTCTGGTAAATCTTACCTTCACCATTGTAGTGGCGGGCATAATACTTGTAATCCTGATTTCCGTAGTCATCGCCCTTGCTCTGACCCGCATGATTACCAGGGCCCTTTCTCAGGGTGTGGCCTTTGCCGGTAAGATCGCCCAGGGAGATCTGGATGCTCAGCTCGATGTATACCAGCGGGACGAAATAGGTAAGCTTGCGGACGCCCTGCGGGATATGCTCAAGTCCCTGCAGTACAAGGCCGAGATGATCGAGTACTTCGCCGCAGGAGACTTCAGCCGCAAGGTGGAGCTTGCCAGCCAGAAAGACGGCCTGGGAAGGTCCCTCGAAACAATGCGGAACTCCCTGAACGACCTGCTGGGGCAGGTCAATGTAGCCATTGATCAGGTAACCTCCGGAAGCGAGCAGGTTTCCCAGGCAAGTCAGTCCCTTTCCCAGGGCGCGACCGAACAGGCCAGCTCCCTGGAGGAAATTTCCTCTTCGGTAAACGAGGTAAACGGACAGTCCCAGCAGAATGCGAAGAATGCGCTGGAGGCGAATGCTCTGGCCAAACAGGCTACCGAAAACGCCGAAAACGGAAACAGCCAGATGAAGGGGCTGATTACCGCCATGGATGAGATCAACGCCTCTTCCGACGAGATCAAGAAGATCGTCAAGATCATCGATGACATCGCTTTCCAGATCAACCTGCTGGCACTGAACGCCAATGTAGAGGCAGCCCGGGCTGGTAAATACGGCCGAGGATTCGCCGTTGTTGCCGAGGAGGTTCGAAACCTTGCCGCCAGGGCTGCCGAGGCTGTCAAGGAGACGACCGTCTCTGTGGACAAGACGGTGGAGAGCATCGAGAGCGGCAACCACGCGGCTGAAGCCACCGCATCTCAGCTGGAGGAGATTGTCGGCGGCGTCGGCAAGGTCGCCACCTTCCTTGAAGAGATTGCCCAGGCAAGCCGCGAACAGGCTCAGGCTGTCAGCCAGGTAACCGAGGGACTGGACCAGATCGACCAGGTAACCCAGGCCAATACCGCCTCCGCCGAGGAGAGCGCTTCCGCCGCGGAAGAGCTGGCCTCCCAGGCTCAGCATCTGCAGCAGATGATAGCCCAGTTCACCCTGGAGGCCCGCACAGTGCGTCAGCTGGAGGCTCCCAAGGCTCAAACCTATCATGGTAGCGGAGGGAGATCTTCCCACAAGCCGGTATCCAGGCAGAGCGCAGCAAAGCGAAATTACAACGACAGCTACGAGGTCGAGGAGACGGGAATTAAACCGGTGGATCCATCGGAGGTTATTAAACTCGACGATGACGATTTCGATCGTTTTTAG
- a CDS encoding diacylglycerol/polyprenol kinase family protein has translation MLVALVPFAASLNQGITLALLAAGTIVYTYAELLRCMGVRVVLISRLTAMASRERDLGRFVLGPVTLGIGTMLALLLYPAPAASIAIFALAFGDGLASLVGKLFGRIRIPHTGGKTITGSAACFAAIFLSARVVGASAETALAVAFVSTLVEMLPLKDLDNILLPLTAGTTAALFAYMQI, from the coding sequence ATGCTTGTGGCTCTGGTACCCTTCGCTGCTTCCCTGAATCAGGGTATTACCCTGGCCCTGCTTGCCGCGGGAACGATTGTTTATACATACGCGGAACTGCTGCGCTGCATGGGCGTTCGGGTCGTATTGATCTCCCGCCTGACCGCCATGGCTTCCCGGGAACGTGACCTGGGCAGGTTTGTTCTGGGTCCGGTGACCCTGGGAATCGGCACCATGCTGGCCCTGCTTCTGTACCCGGCTCCCGCTGCGAGTATTGCGATATTTGCCCTTGCCTTTGGTGACGGCCTTGCCAGTCTGGTGGGAAAACTTTTCGGAAGGATCCGGATTCCCCATACCGGCGGCAAGACAATTACCGGGAGTGCAGCCTGTTTCGCCGCGATATTCCTCTCCGCCCGGGTTGTCGGAGCGAGTGCAGAGACGGCTCTGGCTGTCGCCTTCGTATCCACCCTGGTGGAAATGCTGCCTCTCAAGGACCTGGACAATATCCTGCTGCCCCTGACTGCCGGCACGACGGCCGCACTGTTTGCCTACATGCAGATCTGA
- a CDS encoding DUF2259 domain-containing protein yields MFKRGCILLLLLVGLVVPSLAGDVATYVNLGFSVNSRYFLFGYYGIDDKTSNPYANMYLVDVHANEFVPEGRMRGIYPVEVSAGQDGSGALYTLFADNVETIKEYGIDHLRSGRIVYLLINGAEPKSHLEFRDFERNSSVSVDLVQKSEGSGKTVRSAFHLNLKLKDANGKTRDYVVGLPDYYRSGVKRYRIKQVCYSPDESSLVFILEKEELDGEGSDIRYMVETVKIR; encoded by the coding sequence ATGTTTAAAAGAGGTTGTATTCTGTTGCTACTGCTTGTCGGGCTGGTTGTCCCGAGCCTGGCAGGTGACGTGGCGACCTATGTCAATCTTGGGTTTTCTGTAAATTCCCGCTATTTTCTCTTCGGCTACTACGGAATTGACGATAAAACCTCAAATCCTTATGCCAATATGTATCTGGTGGATGTGCATGCCAACGAATTTGTGCCGGAAGGCCGCATGCGGGGCATCTATCCGGTGGAGGTTTCCGCAGGACAGGATGGTTCCGGTGCTCTGTATACCCTGTTTGCGGACAACGTGGAGACCATCAAGGAGTATGGTATAGATCATCTCCGTTCCGGCAGGATTGTCTATCTGCTGATTAACGGAGCGGAACCGAAATCCCATCTTGAGTTCCGGGATTTTGAGCGCAACAGCAGTGTAAGCGTGGACCTGGTTCAGAAGAGTGAGGGGTCAGGAAAAACGGTACGCTCCGCCTTTCATTTAAACCTTAAGCTGAAAGACGCGAATGGAAAAACCCGCGACTATGTTGTCGGGCTTCCGGATTATTACAGATCCGGGGTAAAGCGCTACAGAATAAAACAGGTCTGCTATTCTCCCGATGAAAGCTCCCTTGTATTCATCCTCGAAAAAGAGGAGCTCGACGGCGAGGGCTCCGATATCCGCTATATGGTGGAAACCGTCAAGATCCGCTGA
- a CDS encoding dicarboxylate/amino acid:cation symporter: MKIWIKVLLGLVIGAFLGGYLPEDGAAEFFQYAAELVINIGYYVLFPLVFFSLAVGIFELRKENMTLRVLGRGVLYGLAATFLLVLIGTASVVLLAPDRIPIIIEQESPFSVPGVGEILKSIFPRNIFTVFTGAGSFLLPIYVFALFLGMNFTFDRSISRPVVQLFDAFSRILYHGNKFIVEILGLGMIALTANMVFTVNRIPQFELFGQLLLLLSINGVFILFGVFPLLLYFLGGRENPYKWLYGIITPLAAAAVSGDAYFTLMSLIHHGRENLGVSRRVGSALFPLYAMFGKAGSAMVTGIAFIVILKSYSSLGLTVSAVLWVMLFSFLVSFLTGPFPGSAVFIGLALLCSWYGRGIEEGYLILRPVLPLLISYGVVLDTATAAFAGLLAARHEDQHHEIFLKDYV; this comes from the coding sequence ATGAAGATATGGATTAAGGTTCTCCTGGGGCTTGTCATCGGAGCATTTCTGGGGGGATATCTGCCGGAAGACGGGGCCGCTGAGTTCTTCCAGTATGCAGCGGAACTGGTTATTAATATTGGCTATTACGTATTGTTTCCCCTGGTCTTTTTCTCTTTAGCCGTGGGAATATTTGAACTGCGCAAGGAAAACATGACCCTGCGTGTTCTCGGCCGGGGAGTTCTGTATGGTCTGGCTGCAACATTTCTGCTGGTACTGATCGGCACAGCTTCCGTGGTACTCCTCGCTCCGGACCGCATACCTATTATCATTGAGCAGGAGTCGCCCTTCTCCGTCCCGGGAGTGGGAGAAATTCTCAAATCCATCTTTCCCCGGAATATCTTTACGGTATTCACCGGCGCCGGGAGCTTTCTTCTTCCCATCTATGTTTTTGCCCTCTTTCTGGGAATGAATTTCACCTTTGATCGCTCCATAAGCCGCCCGGTGGTGCAGCTTTTTGACGCCTTCTCGCGGATCCTCTATCACGGAAACAAATTCATCGTGGAAATCCTGGGTCTTGGAATGATCGCCCTGACGGCGAACATGGTTTTCACCGTGAACCGGATTCCCCAGTTCGAGCTTTTTGGTCAGCTGCTGCTGCTGCTTTCAATCAACGGGGTATTCATTCTCTTCGGAGTCTTTCCTCTGCTCCTCTACTTTCTGGGAGGCAGGGAGAACCCCTACAAGTGGCTCTACGGGATTATCACCCCCCTTGCTGCGGCAGCGGTCTCCGGGGACGCCTATTTTACCCTTATGAGTCTGATTCACCACGGCCGGGAAAACCTGGGAGTTTCCAGGAGGGTCGGTTCCGCGCTGTTTCCTCTCTACGCCATGTTCGGCAAGGCAGGAAGCGCCATGGTTACCGGTATTGCCTTTATCGTGATTCTTAAATCCTACTCATCCCTGGGACTTACCGTCTCTGCAGTCCTCTGGGTAATGCTTTTCTCCTTTCTGGTTTCCTTCCTGACCGGCCCCTTCCCGGGGAGCGCCGTTTTTATCGGTCTTGCCCTCCTCTGCTCATGGTATGGCAGAGGTATCGAAGAAGGATACCTGATCCTGCGACCAGTTCTGCCCCTTCTGATCAGCTACGGCGTGGTTCTGGATACGGCCACAGCCGCCTTTGCCGGACTTCTGGCGGCCAGACACGAAGATCAGCACCATGAGATCTTTCTGAAGGATTACGTTTAG
- a CDS encoding alpha-amylase family glycosyl hydrolase, which translates to MIINKQSRKTYKLGSPLLDSAGRPDLSSFHAVRSICHLVNSSRGDEIDPEKILRAGELYGLGMLEKIYRLILRKQAGEGDTLSEKGIRRILPDSGDERQLRELTELVNREFPAEPDGPRETHELLADLILLRLSNENPAAERVRELIDDTQLTRNSAYAGLINAADTLFIPPAQAESGESLLQMLRRPLTLHPRSVREQLIYIRENWSDLVSELTIPLLSSLDFLAEEERPWFGGGPGEQHPYSYSEGDFEGFSPDQAWMPMVVMIAKNTLVWLHQLSVKYGRNYTHLDDIPDQELSLLAERGFTALWLIGIWERSGASKRIKHLFGNTQAEASAYSLKAYRISPELGGEKALEALRIKAARFGLRLASDMVPNHTGIDADWIYEHPEYYLQVPVSPYPSYSFSGENLASREGYTTCLEDHYFDHSDAAVVFKHVEDSTGRVRYIYHGNDGTHMPWNDTAQLNYLNPGVREAVVQTILKVAGNFPIIRFDAAMTLARQHIRRLWFPEPGEGGSIPSRAEHALSQADFERAIPEEFWREVVDRVAREVPGTLLLAEAFWMMEGYFVRSLGMHRVYNSAFMNMLKNEENDKYRSTLKNTLEFDREILKRFVNFMNNPDEETALAQYGSGDKYFGICTLLVTMPGLPMFGHGQIEGFSEKYGMEYSRAYKDESPNQELIERHEQEIFPLLKRRALFAESEEFTLFDFIGPSGVNQNVFAYTNRSGDEVALVLYNNSLESAAGSIRTSVPYRDKERDGELHRRSLGEALGVPDNPRRWLIMRQHATDLEFIRNCRDLARRGLDAVLPGYGCQVYLDMRIVADDPDGSYRSIAEKLKGSGCSGIDREIRLMHMKPLHQELARTLRPEIIAVFQEAMFNQKKPETGFLASWAEDYRSFLSTASDKKHPPRNVMPSAARAVLQIATFDLSSRGDIEEELAGFRGYLQRGLEMRPEAPSVFAAWCLTHGLSGAFGETSNPGVSRSLIDDWHLGTPLRDIFSHAGLSWPKADYAVSLVKLLTSYQNWHLSVRDRDGNRYLAELLHEQEIQDFLLVNRYNNILWFNKDRFEDMLWWFFCIAVVQLTEKPGAKAHPRIDSLFNTLHTWLECEERSSFRLTRLIDLLNREEGEEKKMGDSSLKDHP; encoded by the coding sequence ATGATAATCAACAAGCAATCCCGCAAGACCTATAAACTGGGGAGTCCCCTCCTGGACTCCGCAGGGCGGCCGGATCTTTCGAGTTTTCACGCCGTCCGCTCCATCTGCCACCTGGTAAACTCCTCCCGGGGAGACGAAATCGATCCGGAAAAAATACTCAGAGCCGGAGAGCTTTACGGACTGGGAATGCTGGAGAAAATCTACCGGCTTATCCTAAGAAAACAGGCCGGAGAGGGAGATACCCTTTCGGAAAAGGGTATCCGGAGGATCCTTCCGGATTCCGGAGATGAACGGCAGCTCCGGGAACTGACGGAGCTGGTGAACAGGGAGTTTCCCGCCGAGCCCGACGGTCCCCGGGAGACCCATGAACTGTTGGCGGACCTGATCCTTCTGCGTCTGAGCAACGAGAATCCCGCGGCGGAGAGGGTTCGGGAACTCATCGATGACACTCAACTTACCCGGAACAGCGCCTACGCCGGCCTGATAAATGCAGCGGATACCCTGTTCATTCCTCCCGCCCAGGCTGAATCCGGAGAATCCCTGCTGCAGATGCTGCGCCGTCCCCTGACTCTCCATCCCCGTTCGGTGCGGGAACAGCTCATCTACATCCGGGAGAACTGGAGCGACCTTGTCAGCGAGCTGACCATTCCCCTTTTGAGCAGCCTCGACTTTCTGGCGGAGGAGGAGCGACCCTGGTTCGGCGGCGGACCGGGGGAACAGCACCCCTACTCCTATTCAGAGGGAGACTTCGAGGGCTTCAGTCCCGACCAGGCCTGGATGCCCATGGTGGTGATGATAGCCAAAAACACCCTGGTCTGGCTGCACCAGCTCTCCGTCAAATACGGCAGGAACTACACACACCTGGACGACATCCCCGATCAGGAGCTTTCCCTTCTTGCGGAGCGGGGCTTTACCGCCCTCTGGCTTATCGGTATCTGGGAACGCAGCGGAGCCTCCAAACGGATCAAGCACCTCTTCGGCAATACCCAGGCCGAGGCCTCCGCCTACTCCCTGAAAGCGTACCGCATAAGTCCCGAACTGGGAGGAGAAAAAGCCCTGGAGGCGCTGCGCATAAAGGCAGCCAGGTTCGGCCTTCGCCTTGCCAGCGACATGGTTCCCAACCATACCGGTATAGACGCTGACTGGATCTATGAACACCCGGAGTACTACCTCCAGGTACCGGTATCACCCTATCCCTCCTACAGCTTCTCCGGGGAGAACCTCGCATCCCGTGAAGGGTACACAACCTGTCTGGAGGACCACTACTTCGATCACAGCGATGCTGCGGTGGTCTTCAAACACGTGGAGGATTCCACAGGCCGGGTTCGCTATATCTACCATGGAAACGACGGCACCCACATGCCCTGGAACGACACAGCCCAGCTCAACTACCTGAATCCCGGGGTCCGGGAAGCGGTGGTGCAGACTATTCTCAAGGTAGCCGGGAATTTCCCCATAATCCGCTTTGATGCGGCCATGACCCTGGCCAGACAGCATATACGCCGGCTCTGGTTCCCGGAACCAGGCGAAGGAGGATCTATCCCGTCCCGGGCGGAGCATGCCCTCTCTCAGGCCGATTTTGAACGGGCCATTCCGGAGGAGTTCTGGCGGGAAGTTGTGGACCGGGTCGCCCGGGAGGTACCGGGAACTCTGCTGCTGGCGGAGGCCTTCTGGATGATGGAGGGGTATTTCGTGCGCAGCCTGGGCATGCACCGGGTGTACAACTCCGCATTCATGAACATGCTCAAAAACGAGGAAAACGATAAATACCGCAGCACCCTGAAGAACACCCTGGAGTTCGACCGGGAAATTCTCAAGCGCTTCGTCAACTTCATGAACAATCCCGACGAGGAAACCGCCCTGGCCCAGTACGGCAGCGGCGACAAATATTTCGGTATCTGCACCCTGCTGGTCACCATGCCGGGTCTCCCCATGTTCGGCCACGGCCAGATCGAGGGCTTCAGCGAAAAGTACGGCATGGAGTACAGCCGTGCCTACAAGGATGAAAGCCCGAATCAGGAGCTGATTGAACGCCACGAACAGGAGATTTTTCCCCTCCTCAAACGGCGGGCCCTGTTCGCTGAATCCGAAGAGTTCACCCTTTTCGACTTTATCGGGCCCAGCGGAGTCAACCAGAACGTCTTTGCCTATACCAACCGCTCAGGCGACGAAGTTGCCCTGGTGCTCTACAACAACAGCCTGGAGAGTGCCGCCGGAAGCATCCGGACCTCCGTTCCCTACCGGGACAAGGAACGGGACGGAGAGCTGCACAGGCGCAGCCTTGGAGAGGCCCTGGGAGTACCGGACAACCCCCGGCGCTGGCTCATCATGCGTCAGCATGCCACGGACCTGGAGTTTATACGGAACTGTCGTGATCTGGCCCGCCGGGGTCTTGACGCCGTGCTTCCGGGTTACGGCTGCCAGGTCTATCTCGATATGCGTATCGTTGCCGATGATCCCGATGGAAGCTACCGCAGTATAGCCGAGAAGCTGAAGGGTTCAGGCTGCTCCGGAATAGACCGGGAAATCCGGCTCATGCACATGAAACCCCTGCATCAGGAACTGGCCAGAACCCTGCGCCCGGAGATTATCGCCGTCTTTCAGGAGGCCATGTTCAACCAGAAAAAACCGGAAACCGGCTTTCTTGCCTCCTGGGCGGAGGATTACCGCAGTTTTCTCAGCACGGCATCGGATAAGAAACACCCGCCCCGGAACGTCATGCCCTCCGCCGCCCGGGCGGTACTGCAGATCGCGACCTTCGATCTCTCCTCCCGGGGAGACATCGAGGAAGAGCTGGCAGGTTTCAGGGGCTACCTTCAGCGGGGCCTCGAGATGCGCCCCGAAGCTCCATCGGTATTCGCCGCCTGGTGTCTTACCCACGGTTTGAGCGGGGCCTTCGGTGAGACCTCGAACCCCGGGGTTTCCCGTTCCCTCATCGACGACTGGCATCTTGGGACCCCCTTGAGGGATATCTTCAGCCATGCCGGTTTGAGCTGGCCCAAGGCGGATTATGCCGTGAGCCTTGTCAAGCTGCTTACCTCCTACCAGAACTGGCACCTCAGTGTTCGGGACCGGGATGGCAACCGCTACCTGGCGGAACTTCTTCATGAACAGGAGATACAGGATTTTCTGCTGGTTAACCGTTACAACAACATTCTCTGGTTCAACAAGGATCGCTTCGAGGATATGCTCTGGTGGTTCTTCTGCATTGCCGTCGTACAGCTGACCGAAAAACCGGGGGCCAAGGCCCATCCCCGGATCGACTCGCTCTTCAACACCCTGCATACCTGGCTCGAGTGTGAGGAACGCTCATCCTTCAGGCTCACACGGCTGATCGATCTCCTGAACAGGGAGGAGGGGGAGGAGAAAAAAATGGGTGATTCCTCCTTGAAAGACCACCCTTGA